The Corynebacterium occultum sequence GCAGGCCGGCACCCCGGAGGAGGGGCTGGCCCACTACGGCACCCGTTTCGAGGACCTGGCCACCGAGGTGGAGCTGCTGGAGTCCCGGCTGAAGGCCCACCCTGCTGAGGCCGCTGCCATCCGTAAGAGCGCTGAGACGCTCCAGGAGAGCCTGCCGACGGCCACCGCCATCGGTGATCTGGCGGGCCTGGCGCAGCGTCTGGACACCGTCATCAATCACTCCGAGACCACTAATGAGCAGGTCAAGGAAGAGAAGGCTCGGCGTCGTGAAGCCGCCATCGCGGAGAAGGAACAGCTGGCTGTCGAAGCTGAGGAGTTGGCCGAGAACGCCACCAACTGGAAGGAGGCGGGCGACCGGATCCAGGTGATCCTGGAGAAGTGGAAGGCCATTCGTGGTATCGACCGCAAGACCGATGATTCCCTCTGGAAGCGCTACTCCCGTGCCCGGGATGCCTTCAACCGTCGTCGTGGTGCCCACTTCGCGGAGCTGGATCGCGGTCGCGTGCAGGCTAAACGGGTGAAGGAGGAGCTGGTTGAGCGGGCCGAGGCCCTGCAGGACTCCACCGATTGGACTGATACCGCCCGTGCCTACCGTGACCTGATGCAGGAGTGGAAGGCCGCCGGTCGGGCTCCCCGCGAGGTCGATGACAAGCTCTGGGCTCGGTTCCGGGCTGCCCAGGACCACTTCTTCGATGCCCGCTCCGCCGTCAATGATGAGCGAGACCGTGAGTTCGCCACCAATGCGGAGGCCAAGGATGCCCTGTTGGCTGAGTACTCCCCGCTGATCGACCCGGAGAAGGATCTGGATCGGGCCCGGGCGAAGCTGGCTGAGCTGCAGGAGAAGTGGGAGGGGATCGGTTTTGTCCCCCGCAACCGGATCTCCGAGTACGAGAATAAGATCGGCGAGCTGGAGCAGCGCGTCGTTGATGCCGCTGATGCCCAGTGGCGCCGCACCGACCCGGCAGCTCAGGCCCGGGCGGCTCAGTTCACCGCCAAGGTCGTGGAGTTCACCGAGGCTGCCGAGGCTGCTGAGGCCAAGGGTAAGGCCAAGCAGGCTGAGAAGTTCCGCGCCCAGGCCGCCCAGTGGCAGGAATGGGCCGACACCGCCCTCAATGCCGTCGAGCAGCGTTAGGATCCCGCGCTCACACAATGGCGACTTTCTTCAGAGTTGCGCGCCCCGTCCGGGGACAGGAACCCTCGGATGTGGTGCGCAGTTTCGTTTTCATGGCCAACCTCGCCGCCCAGGAAATCACCGGGGAAACCGGCTCCTCGGTGTCCGCCGCCCGAGTGGTGCAGCGACTGGCCGGCTCCACCGAATCTGACTCCCTGATGGTGGTGATGGCGGAGTCCGGCCCCGGAATGTGGGAGATTGACCCTGATACCGGGCATTCCCTCCTGCCGAGCACCCTCACCGAGGGTTTCGCGGATGTCAGTGAGGACTATGAGTACCTGGGTTTCCTGCACCTGAGCATCCCGCTGCGGGAAGATCTTGCGATGGTGGAGTTGGAGTGCGTGCTCGATGCCGAGTTTCAGCC is a genomic window containing:
- a CDS encoding DUF349 domain-containing protein, translating into MSTSPSNPNPTPQPGSGKQDPATQVGSTPVPRPGPKPGPRPGATPAALAAKRRTPAPLPQHTPNDPKKWGRIDEDGTVYVRTAEGERAIGSWQAGTPEEGLAHYGTRFEDLATEVELLESRLKAHPAEAAAIRKSAETLQESLPTATAIGDLAGLAQRLDTVINHSETTNEQVKEEKARRREAAIAEKEQLAVEAEELAENATNWKEAGDRIQVILEKWKAIRGIDRKTDDSLWKRYSRARDAFNRRRGAHFAELDRGRVQAKRVKEELVERAEALQDSTDWTDTARAYRDLMQEWKAAGRAPREVDDKLWARFRAAQDHFFDARSAVNDERDREFATNAEAKDALLAEYSPLIDPEKDLDRARAKLAELQEKWEGIGFVPRNRISEYENKIGELEQRVVDAADAQWRRTDPAAQARAAQFTAKVVEFTEAAEAAEAKGKAKQAEKFRAQAAQWQEWADTALNAVEQR